The DNA window AAAAGCTAGCGATTCGTAAGATGGACTTTGCCGACACAACGTTCcaatttctttcttcttatccTCATCTTGACcattttatttgttttttcATGCTCTTTATGTTTGGCGATTCATGAGCTTAAGTGACGATTTCATCTACCCAGCTCTAACTCTTCGATCAGAGTAGGGTTCTTCGATATTCCTTCGATATGAATGAAAAGACGGCCTCAGAGGCAATGCCTCTATTAAGAGACCGTTTTCATCAACGCCCGCGCAGATCTAATATTTCTACTGTGTTGGGACTCTTGGCTGCTGTTTGTCTCATCGGCTTCTTCCACCATCGCCCTCACCCTGCACCAAACGATATTGAGGAACCAACAGAGAAGCCATGGACTTGGAACGATGTAAGGACTAATTTACACCATTGGGATTAGATATCTGACGGAAACTGCAGATCAAACCACGACGAGATCTACGCTGGGAGTCTTGCTATGAGAAATTTGAATGTGCAAGACTTGACGTGAGTATTTGCTTCCTCCGTACTCACAACATGTGCTAACGATGTTGTCTAGGTTCCTATGGATTGGCTCAAGCCTTCTGATAGCAAGCGTGTGGTACTCGGAGTTATCAAGCTACCAGCCAAATCTAAGAACAATACAGTCTCCCCGCTATTCGTTAACCCTGGAGTATGGCCTCATTTGCTTTTAGTTACTTGTCATATATACTAACTCGATGGTACCAGGGCCCTGGAGGTTCGGGAATCGCCTTTGTGAAGCATGAGGGCCACATTCTACAAGCGATTGTAGGTGATAACCATGTAAGTCTACCCAACACTCAGACTCGGTACAATCTACTCACTGTTTCAGGACGTTATCAGTTTCGATCCTCGAGGAGGTGAGTTATATCTACAAGTCCCTGTtccaaaagaagaaaaaaaccaCTGACCATTTTAGTTGGAGTTTCTACACCGCGTGTCGAGTGCTGGGGTTCATCCCAAAGACGACGGCTTTGGGCTCTTCAAGACACACCCGTAGCCGATGAACACCCAGGTCTTATTTACGATGCTTACGCTCGAGCTGTAGCCTACTCGGGCACATGCGAGTCGGCAATGGAGGACATGGGTCTCATGAAGTTCATCGGATCTGCATCCATCGCAAGAGATATGCTGGAGATCTTGGACAAGACGGGTAATGAGAAGCTTCGTTATTGGGGCTTCAGTTACGGTACTATCCTTGGTGGCGTGTTTGCTGGACTGTATCCCGAGCGGGTAGAGAGACTTGTCAGTGATGGTGAGTCCCCCAGTGATATCGGCTCTCCTTGATCACTATTAACCAGGAACTTAGGAAACGTTGACTATCATGACTGGTTCAACTTGGATCACGGAAACTTTGTCTCTGATACGGACAAGATTTTCGACGCCTTTGACACAGCATGCCACAAAGTCGGTCCCCTCAAGTGTGCATTCCATGCCGAATCTCCCCAAGCTATCGAGAAGCGCCGAGGAGATCTCCTCGCCCATCTCAAGAAGTCACCAGTTCTAATCCCCGCATGGTCCCAAGATTCAGGCCCTGAACTACCTGTCCTTATCTCCTACTCCCATCTTCAGCGACTCATCCAGACTTGCATTTATGCTCCCATCGTCAAGTTTCCTCAACTAGCTCGTGTGTTTGCTGCTCTAGAGAAAGGCGACGGAGTGCCTTTCTACGAAATGGTTCTGGAGATGAGCGATAACAAGGCACTTGAGGGAGGTTTTTGCGAGCTGGGAGATACTCCTGCTACAACGCCTTTCGAGACGCCAATGGAACTCGATGCTTTCCCTGCCATCATGTGCTCGGATTCAAAGGCCGCGAACGAGTCGCCCGAGGAAATCGCAGAGTATTTTGGCAGGATTACGAACAAGAGTCGCTGGGCTGGTGCAGCCAATGCCAATTTCCGCGTTTCTTGTATTGGAAGAAAGACGAGACCGAAGTGGGAGTTTACAGATGGTGAGTACTAACTCCAGTTCCGACATATAAGACAAAGATGTTGACATATTTTGTAGCTGACTTTAGGGGCGATACTGCGCATCCTATTCTTTACATCGGCAACATAGCTGATAATGTCACGCCTCTACAAAGCGCATTTAACAACTCGGCCAAGTTTCCGAGCTCAGTTGTTTTGACCCAAAATGCATACGGGGTAAGACACCTTGGACTTCCTCAGTACAAAATACAAAACTAACTTATATTTTGCAGCATTGCTCTCTTGCAGCACCTTCAACTTGCTCAGTCCGTTACATAAGAGAGTACTTTCAAAACGGAACACTCCCTGCTAATGGAACTGTATGTGATTCGGATTTTGATCTCTTTGAGTTCCCTGGTTTGAACGAAGGTGTGATGGGTTTGGATGAACTTAGTTCGATTGCTCTCGAGTTGTCTAGAAAGGTAAAGATTCCGAGGGTTTTTTGAGGGGCCTTAAtaggatatatatatgtgCATGAATGAATTATGACTTATGGAGGGGAGTTGATTGGGGAGAAAGAGGTTGTGGCATGAGTATAAGCTATGAGATACAAACACAGTTGGCAATGCCATTCATGAATCAATCAAATTACTCAATTATTCCAACCAAAATGATTTCACACTATTCCTACACACCGTAATCCAACACAATCAATCATTGCGCTTAATATGCTGAGGTCCATGATGTACCTTCTCGGGCATCTTTAACCCCTTCTCAACCGTCTCTCTAACTTTCCTCTCCAGAGCCTCCCCTCTCGACCTCTCCTCTTCCCTCatcctctcctcctcctcgaaaGAAACAGCATGCTTCCAGTTCCCCGCGCCTCCACGACCACCCAGCCCACCTCCCCGGACAGCTGGATTCTTCATGAGACTCGCGTTCACCGCAGCAGCAGTCTTCCTAGCCATCTCGTCCTGCTCAGCCGCGTCGGGCAAGTCTGACGGGTTGACGTAGTTGCCTGATCCGCCGCGTCCAGCGCGCGCTGGGACGTTGGCTGTTGCGCGATCTGGAGGGGGTACTTCGTCGGTGGCTAGGCTTTGAGCTTCAAGATCCTAAAGGGGTTGAATGTGAGATTGTGTGAGAGAACAAGTAAAGAGCAAGTTTACCTTGTCGGCTTCGTCAGCCTTGTTTTGGACAACGTAATTGCCTGCTCCACCTCTTCCAGTCTTGCGATATACGTCTTGATCAGCAGTCATTGTTGTTTTGTTATTATGATAATGTATGCGGTATTGGGATCAAGACAAGGTAGCTGTTAACACTAGGCAACGCAGGCAGTTATGAAcaaggttgttgttgttgtggtgGTTGAGCAATAACAAATAAAAGATAAGCTTCAAATATCTACAATCAAAAAAAGTCAAGATGAGAagaataaaatttaaaaacctCAAAACGACCAAGCCACCGACGGATTAAGAAACGTGGGGGATGAGCCTTTAAACTATGGTGCTACTGTACCTAACCAAGGAACTGTACTTTGTCCGACATGATGAGTTTCATATTGGTGTTGCCTCTATCTCTCTCAGACAAATCTGCCTCCTGCTAATAACTTTATCTCTGACCAGACTTGAGTGCGAAGAGGCAACTTGCGGTCTTTttatgtgtcaatggattcgGACATGAGAAATGGTCCAGCGCCCGCTGTAAAATTGAAACTACCTAAATTAAGAACACTCTAATCCGCGGGGTACATGAACTAGACTGTAGATCTTGATAGATTGACTGTGTGCCATGTTGCTATGAGTGATTTGCTTCTCTTTcacatgtatgtatgtataagACATTCCAAGTTGTCATCATATCaatctctttatataatgAAATTATGTTTTGGGTATGACCTTCTCTCAGTAAAAAAAAGTCTCTTTTGTTATTGTGGCTTGAACTGCAAGTTGATGTCATGATTAATGATCGACATTGTTGTAAGTGTTCAAGAAGGGCTTTGACCTTGAGAGACAGACTTCGCAGGTACCGAGATCTAGCATATCTGAACCAATCTAGATCAAACACATTCATCCTGTAGATCGTTCATTTTATCCTGATTCTGTGACAAGAGCCAGGGTGTGTAAAAGCAAGCCCTCTCTTTCCACTGGCGTCGAGACGTGGCATTCACGAAAACGAATAATACAGTCCACACTGAACAATTTACAAAGAATAGACTTTAATAAACAAATCAGTCATGCATATCCACTGTGATTCCGTGAAATCACACAGACGTCGTCAAGGAAGCTAAAGACTTTGTCATCGAGTGCTCCGACATCGGCAATTATCCTTCACCCAACCACCCATGAAGGATACATGCCTACTCGTTGACATCCGAGGCCTGGTGCCCTTATCAAGCAGTATGCAGATCCAGGCACGTCTTTTTCAAAAGGGCAACTGCGAGTGTCGACCTCTGCTGAGCTTATCTACACACTGGGAAGCACGTCACGAACGCCTTCAAATGGTGAATCCTGCGGGACATCCGTTCAAGAAATCAAAGCCACAATCTCAAAGTTGAGCTGCAAGCCGCCTTCAATCCTCAAGCCACAAAGGCTAGTCGAGTTATTCATTGT is part of the Fusarium poae strain DAOMC 252244 chromosome 4, whole genome shotgun sequence genome and encodes:
- a CDS encoding hypothetical protein (MEROPS:MER0000440~TransMembrane:1 (i24-42o)), which produces MNEKTASEAMPLLRDRFHQRPRRSNISTVLGLLAAVCLIGFFHHRPHPAPNDIEEPTEKPWTWNDIKPRRDLRWESCYEKFECARLDVPMDWLKPSDSKRVVLGVIKLPAKSKNNTVSPLFVNPGGPGGSGIAFVKHEGHILQAIVGDNHDVISFDPRGVGVSTPRVECWGSSQRRRLWALQDTPVADEHPGLIYDAYARAVAYSGTCESAMEDMGLMKFIGSASIARDMLEILDKTGNEKLRYWGFSYGTILGGVFAGLYPERVERLVSDGNVDYHDWFNLDHGNFVSDTDKIFDAFDTACHKVGPLKCAFHAESPQAIEKRRGDLLAHLKKSPVLIPAWSQDSGPELPVLISYSHLQRLIQTCIYAPIVKFPQLARVFAALEKGDGVPFYEMVLEMSDNKALEGGFCELGDTPATTPFETPMELDAFPAIMCSDSKAANESPEEIAEYFGRITNKSRWAGAANANFRVSCIGRKTRPKWEFTDADFRGDTAHPILYIGNIADNVTPLQSAFNNSAKFPSSVVLTQNAYGHCSLAAPSTCSVRYIREYFQNGTLPANGTVCDSDFDLFEFPGLNEGVMGLDELSSIALELSRKVKIPRVF